In a genomic window of Chrysemys picta bellii isolate R12L10 chromosome 1, ASM1138683v2, whole genome shotgun sequence:
- the CCDC134 gene encoding coiled-coil domain-containing protein 134: MDLFRVCTFLFTLMLSRGSSSDTEKQSIDSGLEIYKKLFEVKRKDQMNALKNLIELNDVNQQYKIIDIMLKGLFKVLEDSRAVLIAADVPPDGPFPQDEKLKDAYSHVVENTAFFGDVVLRFPKIVHHYFDRNSNWNNLVRWGISFCNQTGVFDQGPHSQVLGLMAQELGISEKSPDYQNPFKTDHSEFFPSADTFQKALREEEKRRKKEEKRKEIRKGPRISRSQSEL, encoded by the exons ATGGATCTGTTCcgggtctgcacctttctcttcaCACTGATGTTGTCCAGGGGCAGCTCTTCAGACACAGAGAAACAGAGCATAGACTCTGGGTTGGAAATCT ATAAGAAGCTGTTTGAGGTGAAGCGCAAGGACCAGATGAACGCTCTGAAGAACCTGATTGAGCTCAACGACGTGAACCAACAATATAAAATCATCGACATCATGCTCAAGGGACTCTTCAAA GTGCTGGAGGACTCCCGGGCTGTCCTTATAGCCGCAGATGTGCCTCCAGATGGGCCCTTCCCTCAGGACGAGAAGCTAAAGGATG CCTATTCCCACGTGGTGGAGAACACTGCTTTCTTTGGAGACGTGGTTCTGCGCTTCCCCAAAATCGTCCACCATTACTTTGACCGCAACTCCAACTGGAACAACCTGGTCCGCTGGGGCATCAGCTTCTGCAACCAGACGGGCGTGTTCGATCAGGGACCTCACTCCCAAGTGCTCGGACTG ATGGCTCAGGAGCTGGGAATTAGTGAGAAATCTCCGGATTACCAGAATCCCTTTAAAACCGACCATTCTGAG TTTTTCCCCAGTGCAGACACGTTCCAGAAGGCCCTGCGAGAGGAGGAGAAACggagaaagaaagaagagaaacgGAAGGAGATCCGCAAGGGGCCCCGCATCTCACGCTCGCAGTCGGAGTTATAG